A region from the Gemmatimonadota bacterium genome encodes:
- a CDS encoding RidA family protein, with product MEFIVPGNAPPGGHYSPGVVHNGLVYVSGQLPIKPGRAEHVVGSIEEQTEQTLRNVQAVLQAAGSDLDRVLQMTIYVSDGELWAAVNATYARVMGSHHPARAVVPVKDLHYGYQIEIQAIAAVG from the coding sequence CAACGCGCCGCCTGGGGGGCACTACTCCCCGGGCGTGGTGCACAACGGATTGGTGTACGTGTCGGGGCAGTTGCCCATCAAGCCGGGGCGCGCCGAGCACGTGGTGGGGAGCATCGAGGAGCAGACCGAGCAGACCCTCCGGAACGTGCAGGCGGTTCTTCAGGCCGCTGGCTCAGACCTCGATCGCGTGCTGCAGATGACGATTTACGTCAGCGATGGCGAGTTGTGGGCGGCCGTGAATGCGACGTATGCGCGGGTCATGGGAAGCCATCACCCCGCACGGGCGGTCGTGCCGGTGAAGGACCTGCACTACGGGTACCAAATTGAGATTCAGGCGATCGCGGCGGTGGGGTAG
- a CDS encoding CocE/NonD family hydrolase, protein MTLRLRALLLGAAAMTATLPAQVSFTLREEMIPMRDGVRLYTRIFVPSAAPAPLPFMLIRTPYGIGGSSAASINAGMGFMAKDGYIFVYQDARGKFKSEGEFVMLRQPRANPNDPKAIDESTDAYDTVAWLLANVPNNNGRAGMTGVSYPGWLTAMAMLEPHPALKAVSPQASPSDMWLGDDFHHNGAFRLSYGFEYAVMMESGKGATPFKFDTYDTYDWYLRLGTLANVNQKLLKGQIPTWNDFSQRPDYDAFWQRQGMKPWLKRVTVPNLNVAGWWDQEDFYGPITIYRELEPHDRGNQNWLVVGPWNHGGWMRGEGKSLGPIQFDLPTAQFFRDSVMAPFFRHYLHDGPNPRLAEALVFEAGANRWRRYDSWPPKVGNSNRSFYFREGGRLSTDAPTASGPTQFDSYVSDPKKPVPYRQRPIPATFGGAPGWSTWLTDDQRFVASRPDVAVWDTPVLTEDLTIAGDIAVTLHAATTGSDADWVVKLIDVYPDTGMADPKMNGYQLMVANEVFRGRYRKSFSKPEPIVPNKVTDFTVDLHTQAYTFKKGHRVMVHVQSSWFPVIDRNPQKFVPNIFEARESDFVAATHRVYRSKQFPSKIVLPVVSGAVQ, encoded by the coding sequence ATGACGCTTCGACTTCGTGCCCTTCTGCTCGGCGCCGCGGCCATGACCGCGACGCTTCCCGCGCAAGTGTCCTTCACGCTGCGCGAGGAGATGATCCCGATGCGCGACGGGGTCCGCCTGTACACGCGGATCTTCGTCCCGTCCGCCGCGCCTGCGCCCCTGCCGTTCATGCTCATTCGTACGCCCTATGGCATTGGGGGGTCGAGTGCCGCTTCGATCAACGCCGGGATGGGGTTCATGGCGAAGGATGGCTACATCTTTGTGTATCAGGATGCGCGCGGGAAGTTCAAGTCCGAGGGTGAGTTCGTGATGCTGCGCCAGCCGCGCGCGAATCCCAACGATCCGAAGGCCATTGATGAGTCGACGGACGCATACGACACCGTGGCCTGGTTGCTGGCCAATGTTCCCAACAACAACGGGCGTGCCGGAATGACCGGTGTCTCGTACCCGGGGTGGCTGACCGCGATGGCCATGCTCGAGCCGCACCCGGCGCTCAAGGCGGTGTCGCCGCAGGCGTCGCCGTCCGACATGTGGCTCGGGGACGATTTTCACCACAATGGGGCCTTTCGCCTCTCCTACGGCTTTGAGTACGCCGTGATGATGGAGAGTGGGAAGGGAGCAACCCCGTTCAAGTTCGACACGTACGACACCTACGACTGGTACTTGCGCCTGGGCACGCTGGCGAACGTCAACCAGAAGTTGCTCAAGGGACAGATCCCCACCTGGAACGACTTCTCGCAGCGGCCGGACTACGACGCCTTCTGGCAGCGGCAGGGCATGAAGCCCTGGTTGAAGCGCGTGACGGTACCCAACCTCAACGTCGCGGGCTGGTGGGATCAGGAGGATTTTTACGGCCCGATCACCATCTACCGTGAGTTGGAGCCGCATGATCGAGGCAACCAGAACTGGCTGGTCGTCGGTCCCTGGAATCACGGCGGGTGGATGCGTGGCGAGGGCAAGTCGCTTGGCCCGATCCAGTTCGACCTGCCCACCGCGCAGTTCTTTCGCGACTCGGTGATGGCGCCGTTCTTTCGGCACTACCTGCATGATGGGCCGAACCCCCGTCTCGCCGAGGCGCTGGTCTTCGAAGCGGGCGCCAATCGCTGGCGACGCTACGACAGCTGGCCGCCAAAGGTGGGCAACTCCAATCGTTCCTTCTACTTCAGGGAGGGCGGGCGCCTCTCCACCGATGCGCCTACGGCAAGCGGGCCCACCCAGTTTGACAGCTACGTCTCCGACCCAAAAAAGCCGGTGCCGTACCGCCAACGCCCGATCCCGGCCACGTTCGGCGGGGCACCGGGGTGGTCGACCTGGCTCACCGACGACCAACGCTTTGTGGCATCGCGTCCCGATGTCGCGGTCTGGGACACCCCGGTACTTACCGAAGACCTCACGATCGCCGGGGACATTGCCGTCACCCTGCACGCGGCGACGACCGGCTCCGACGCGGACTGGGTCGTCAAGCTGATCGACGTGTATCCGGACACGGGGATGGCTGATCCGAAGATGAACGGGTATCAGCTGATGGTGGCGAACGAGGTCTTCCGCGGTCGCTATCGCAAGAGCTTCTCGAAGCCCGAGCCAATCGTGCCCAACAAGGTCACGGACTTCACGGTCGACCTCCACACCCAGGCCTACACGTTCAAGAAGGGCCACCGCGTCATGGTGCACGTGCAGTCGTCGTGGTTCCCTGTGATTGATCGCAACCCGCAGAAGTTCGTCCCGAATATTTTTGAGGCACGGGAGTCCGACTTCGTGGCCGCGACACACCGGGTGTACCGCTCGAAGCAATTTCCGTCGAAGATCGTCCTTCCCGTGGTGAGCGGCGCCGTGCAGTAG
- the icd gene encoding NADP-dependent isocitrate dehydrogenase: MPTYTHLKPPASGDTITMKDGVLSVPDQPVIPFIEGDGTGPDIWRASQRVFDAAVDRAYGGKRKLVWFEVLAGDKAKAAVDTYMPDDTLAAISHHLVAIKGPLGTPVGGGIRSLNVALRQQLDLYACVRPVRWFEGVPSPVKRPQDVNMTIFRENTEDIYAGIEWVSGTPEAQKLIHFLQTEMGVKKIRFPETSGIGIKPISSEGTKRLVRSAIRYAKQYGVSSVTLVHKGNIMKYTEGAFRDWGYECAKEEFGGVELDGGPWLKLPDGIVIKDVIADAFLQQILTRPTEYGVIATPNLNGDYISDALAAQVGGIGIAPGANINYLTGHAVFEATHGTAPKYANQDKVNPGSVILSGEMMFRYMGWNEAADLIISSLDKTIGQKKVTYDFERMMQGATLMSCSGFGEAMVANM; encoded by the coding sequence ATGCCCACTTACACGCACCTCAAGCCACCCGCCTCGGGTGACACGATCACCATGAAGGACGGTGTCCTCTCCGTTCCTGACCAGCCGGTGATTCCGTTCATCGAGGGCGATGGCACCGGCCCGGACATCTGGCGCGCCTCGCAGCGTGTGTTCGATGCCGCGGTCGACCGGGCATACGGCGGCAAGCGGAAGCTGGTCTGGTTCGAGGTGCTTGCCGGCGACAAGGCCAAGGCGGCCGTCGATACGTACATGCCGGACGATACCCTGGCCGCGATCTCGCACCACCTCGTGGCGATCAAGGGGCCGCTCGGGACGCCGGTGGGCGGCGGCATTCGCTCGCTCAACGTCGCGTTGCGTCAGCAGCTCGACCTCTATGCGTGCGTCCGGCCGGTGCGCTGGTTCGAGGGAGTGCCCTCGCCGGTCAAGCGTCCCCAGGACGTCAACATGACCATCTTCCGCGAGAACACGGAAGACATCTACGCGGGGATCGAGTGGGTGTCCGGCACCCCGGAGGCGCAGAAGCTCATCCACTTCCTGCAGACCGAGATGGGGGTGAAGAAGATCCGCTTCCCCGAAACCAGCGGGATCGGTATCAAGCCGATTTCGTCGGAAGGGACCAAGCGCCTGGTGCGCTCGGCGATCCGGTACGCCAAGCAGTACGGCGTCTCCTCGGTCACGCTGGTCCACAAGGGCAACATCATGAAGTACACCGAGGGGGCCTTCCGCGACTGGGGGTACGAGTGCGCGAAGGAGGAGTTCGGTGGCGTGGAGTTGGATGGCGGGCCGTGGCTCAAGCTGCCCGATGGCATCGTGATCAAGGACGTCATCGCCGACGCCTTCCTCCAGCAGATCCTCACGCGCCCGACCGAGTACGGGGTGATCGCGACCCCCAACCTTAATGGGGACTACATCTCCGATGCGCTCGCGGCGCAGGTCGGCGGGATCGGCATCGCCCCGGGGGCGAACATCAACTACCTCACCGGGCACGCGGTGTTCGAGGCCACGCACGGCACGGCACCCAAGTACGCGAACCAGGACAAGGTGAATCCCGGGTCCGTGATCCTCTCCGGTGAGATGATGTTCCGCTACATGGGATGGAACGAGGCGGCGGACCTGATCATCAGTTCGCTCGACAAGACCATCGGCCAGAAGAAGGTCACCTACGACTTCGAGCGGATGATGCAGGGCGCCACCCTGATGAGCTGCAGCGGGTTTGGCGAGGCCATGGTCGCCAACATGTGA
- a CDS encoding glucose 1-dehydrogenase, whose protein sequence is MTTPYDLTGQVALVTGGTRGIGRATCMALGRQGARVVVSSRKAAAVEETVASLRAAGYQADGIPANVGRLEDAHALADQALAQHGRVDILVNNAATNPVFGAVEDTSPEAFAKIMDVNVRGPFELAKRLLPAMKSGGRGAIVNMSSIGGLAPERGLGIYSVSKAAIISLTQVMAKEWGKYGVRVNAICPGFIKTDFSQVLWSNDAVMGEVLANQPIARLGTPEDIAELAVFLASPAAGFVTGGVYLADGGYLL, encoded by the coding sequence ATGACCACACCATACGACCTCACGGGGCAGGTGGCCCTGGTGACCGGGGGCACCCGGGGCATCGGGCGTGCCACCTGCATGGCCTTGGGCCGGCAGGGCGCGCGTGTCGTGGTCTCGTCGCGCAAGGCAGCGGCCGTGGAGGAGACGGTCGCGTCGCTCCGGGCGGCTGGGTATCAGGCAGACGGTATTCCCGCCAACGTGGGGCGGCTCGAGGACGCGCACGCCCTCGCGGACCAGGCACTCGCCCAGCATGGGCGGGTGGACATCCTGGTGAACAACGCGGCCACGAACCCCGTGTTCGGGGCGGTCGAGGACACCTCGCCGGAGGCGTTTGCCAAGATCATGGACGTCAATGTCCGGGGGCCGTTCGAGCTGGCCAAACGCCTGTTGCCGGCGATGAAGTCCGGTGGTCGTGGGGCGATCGTGAACATGTCCAGCATCGGTGGACTCGCCCCCGAGCGAGGGCTCGGGATCTACAGCGTGAGCAAGGCGGCCATCATTTCGCTCACCCAGGTCATGGCCAAGGAGTGGGGGAAGTACGGCGTGCGCGTCAACGCCATCTGTCCAGGGTTCATCAAGACCGACTTCTCCCAGGTGCTGTGGTCCAATGACGCGGTGATGGGCGAGGTCCTGGCCAACCAGCCGATCGCCCGACTGGGGACACCAGAGGACATCGCGGAACTCGCAGTATTCCTGGCATCACCCGCCGCGGGGTTCGTCACGGGCGGGGTGTACCTGGCTGACGGCGGCTACCTGCTCTAG